From one Halosimplex rubrum genomic stretch:
- the gatE gene encoding Glu-tRNA(Gln) amidotransferase subunit GatE: MSDADYDYEDLGLVAGLEIHQQLDTATKLFCPCPTELREPEDAQRTFTRYLHPTKSELGEIDEAALEESMVDREFEYLSYDTTCLVEEDDEPPHRVDREAMDVTMEIAQLLDASVADQVHVMRKIVVDGSNTTGFQRTMRVAGEGAIRTDEGQVRIEDLMLEEESAQRVAETDSGVRFSLDRLGIPLVEIGTKPDIRSPEQARDAAERIGMLLRSTGQVKRGLGTIRQDVNVSIAEGARVEIKGVQSLDDIDDIVRNEVRRQVELLDIAEELGDRDASVGEPADVTDVFEDTDSGVIGGALSSGGNVMAVRLEGFDGLVGREIQPDRRLGTEFSDHAKRHGAGGIFHTDELPAYGVTEAEVADLREAVDAGPEDAVALVADDAETTELAIDAVVERAEAAMAEVPEETRDATEEGTTRYLRPLPGAARMYPETDVPPVEPDPSEVDRPELLTEKVERYEAEYDLDSGLAEQVAYGEYMPLFERVVGEGVDPTLAATTFESTLTELRRDDVAVDRLTDDHLAEALGLVDTGEVPQEGLDDLLRALAADPELTAEAAVEQEDLGGVGEAEVREAVVRVVERNAEQVEAEGMGAFSGLMGECMGELRGKADGDTVSSVLREEIQERA, translated from the coding sequence ATGAGCGACGCCGACTACGACTACGAGGACCTGGGGCTGGTGGCAGGGCTGGAGATCCACCAGCAGCTGGACACGGCGACCAAGCTGTTCTGCCCGTGTCCGACCGAACTCCGGGAGCCGGAGGACGCCCAGCGGACGTTCACTCGCTATCTCCACCCGACCAAGAGCGAACTCGGCGAGATCGACGAGGCGGCGCTGGAGGAGAGCATGGTCGACCGCGAGTTCGAGTACCTCTCCTACGACACCACCTGCCTCGTCGAAGAGGACGACGAGCCACCCCACCGCGTGGATCGGGAGGCGATGGACGTGACCATGGAGATCGCCCAGCTGCTCGACGCGAGCGTCGCCGACCAGGTCCACGTCATGCGGAAGATCGTCGTCGACGGCTCGAACACGACGGGCTTCCAGCGGACGATGCGCGTCGCCGGCGAGGGCGCGATTCGCACCGACGAGGGGCAGGTCAGGATCGAGGACCTCATGCTCGAGGAGGAGTCCGCCCAGCGCGTCGCGGAGACCGATTCGGGCGTCCGATTCTCCCTGGATCGGCTGGGCATCCCGCTCGTGGAGATCGGGACGAAGCCGGACATCCGTTCGCCCGAGCAGGCCCGCGACGCCGCCGAGCGCATCGGGATGCTCCTGCGCTCGACGGGGCAGGTCAAGCGCGGCTTAGGTACTATTCGCCAGGACGTGAACGTCTCCATCGCCGAGGGCGCCCGCGTCGAGATCAAGGGCGTCCAGAGCCTCGACGACATCGACGACATCGTCCGCAACGAGGTCCGCCGGCAGGTCGAACTGCTCGACATCGCCGAGGAGCTCGGCGATCGAGACGCGAGCGTCGGCGAGCCCGCGGACGTGACCGACGTGTTCGAGGACACGGACTCGGGAGTCATCGGCGGCGCGCTCTCCAGTGGGGGCAACGTCATGGCGGTCCGATTAGAGGGCTTCGACGGGCTCGTCGGCCGGGAGATCCAGCCCGACCGCCGACTGGGCACGGAGTTCTCCGACCACGCCAAGCGCCACGGCGCCGGCGGCATCTTCCACACCGACGAACTGCCGGCCTACGGCGTCACCGAGGCGGAGGTCGCGGATCTGCGCGAGGCCGTCGACGCCGGGCCCGAGGACGCGGTCGCGCTGGTCGCCGACGACGCGGAGACGACCGAACTGGCTATCGACGCCGTCGTCGAGCGGGCCGAGGCGGCGATGGCGGAAGTGCCCGAGGAGACCCGCGACGCCACCGAGGAGGGGACGACCCGCTACCTGCGGCCCCTGCCCGGCGCGGCGCGGATGTACCCCGAGACGGACGTTCCCCCCGTCGAACCCGACCCCAGCGAGGTCGACCGGCCGGAACTGCTGACCGAGAAGGTCGAACGCTACGAGGCCGAGTACGACCTCGATTCGGGACTGGCCGAGCAGGTCGCCTACGGCGAGTACATGCCGCTGTTCGAGCGGGTCGTCGGCGAAGGGGTCGACCCGACGTTGGCGGCGACGACGTTCGAGTCGACGCTGACCGAACTGCGCCGCGACGACGTGGCGGTCGACCGGCTGACCGACGACCACCTCGCCGAGGCGCTCGGGCTCGTCGACACCGGCGAGGTGCCCCAGGAGGGGCTCGACGACCTGCTGCGCGCGCTGGCGGCCGACCCCGAACTCACCGCCGAGGCGGCCGTCGAGCAGGAGGACCTGGGCGGCGTCGGCGAGGCCGAGGTGCGCGAGGCGGTCGTGCGCGTCGTCGAGCGCAACGCCGAGCAGGTCGAGGCGGAGGGCATGGGCGCCTTCTCGGGCCTGATGGGCGAGTGCATGGGCGAACTGCGCGGGAAGGCCGACGGGGACACGGTCAGCAGCGTCCTCCGCGAGGAGATCCAGGAGCGAGCGTAA
- a CDS encoding DUF7537 family lipoprotein, which translates to MDGRALVVVGLVVLAGCSIVADGGESEDPVETLTPAPVPTTAPTDTASPSPLPPGVTTGGTISPSALASAHVREVTGRSYVWAERRRTLTATGDGNWTEARNRTRTVRLEEGDTYRWSRSRRVVWTGLTLGYQPAIERYADGDTRYVREQDVDGPLYRTRPATNDSQVVALVAANRIQSYLSLRNVSVSVGRIDGERRYWVESRGGGVVDGEYAANYSVGAVVTSEGFVRRLSVSYTTERHGTATRIEYEFAYRQVGTVSVSPPDWLPEARATVGEENGSAATANATARTP; encoded by the coding sequence ATGGACGGGCGTGCGCTGGTCGTCGTCGGCCTCGTCGTGCTGGCGGGCTGCTCGATCGTCGCCGACGGCGGCGAGTCCGAGGACCCCGTCGAGACGCTGACGCCCGCACCGGTGCCGACGACCGCGCCGACAGACACCGCCTCGCCCTCGCCGCTCCCGCCGGGCGTGACGACCGGCGGGACGATCAGCCCGAGTGCGCTCGCGTCCGCGCACGTGCGAGAAGTGACGGGCCGCTCGTACGTCTGGGCGGAGCGCCGGCGGACGCTGACCGCGACCGGCGACGGCAACTGGACCGAAGCGCGCAACCGCACTCGAACCGTGCGGCTCGAAGAGGGCGACACCTACCGCTGGAGCCGCTCGCGGCGGGTCGTCTGGACCGGTCTCACGCTCGGGTACCAGCCCGCGATCGAACGGTACGCCGACGGCGACACCCGCTACGTCCGCGAACAGGACGTGGACGGCCCCCTCTATCGCACCCGGCCTGCGACCAACGACAGTCAGGTCGTCGCGCTCGTCGCCGCCAACCGGATCCAGTCGTACCTGTCGCTCAGGAACGTCTCCGTCTCGGTCGGTCGGATCGACGGCGAGCGGCGCTACTGGGTCGAGAGCCGCGGCGGCGGCGTCGTCGACGGCGAGTACGCCGCCAACTACTCCGTCGGCGCCGTCGTCACCTCCGAGGGGTTCGTCCGCCGGCTCTCGGTCAGCTACACCACCGAACGCCATGGGACCGCGACCCGCATCGAGTACGAGTTCGCCTACCGGCAGGTTGGGACCGTCTCGGTCTCGCCGCCCGACTGGCTGCCCGAAGCCCGCGCGACCGTCGGGGAGGAGAACGGTTCCGCAGCGACCGCAAACGCGACCGCTCGGACCCCCTGA